The following are encoded together in the Bubalus kerabau isolate K-KA32 ecotype Philippines breed swamp buffalo chromosome 3, PCC_UOA_SB_1v2, whole genome shotgun sequence genome:
- the CXCR2 gene encoding C-X-C chemokine receptor type 2, producing MEGFNWENYSDEDFGNYSYNTDLPSILPDSAPCRPEILDINKHAVVVIYALVFLLSLLGNSLVMLVILYSRVGRSVTDVYLLNLAMADLLFAMTLPIWAASKAKGWVFGTPLCKVVSLLKEVNFYSGILLLACISMDRYLAIVHATRTLTQKRHWVKFICLGIWALSVILALPVFIFRRAIHPPYSSAVCYEDMGANTTKWRMVMRVLPQTFGFLLPLLVMLFCYGLTLRTLFSAQMGQKHRAMRVIFAVVLVFLLCWLPYNLVLVVDTLMRAHVIAETCQRRNDIGRALDATEILGFLHSCLNPLIYVFIGQKFRHGLLKIMAIHGLISKEFLAKDGRPSFVGSSSGNTSTTL from the coding sequence ATGGAAGGATTTAACTGGGAAAATTACAGCGATGAAGATTTTGGCAATTACAGTTACAACACTGACCTGCCCTCTATTCTACCAGACTCTGCCCCATGTCGGCCAGAAATTCTGGATATCAATAAGCATGCTGTGGTCGTCATCTATGCCCTGGTCTTCTTGCTAAGCCTCCTGGGAAACTCCCTGGTGATGCTGGTCATCTTATACAGCCGGGTCGGTCGCTCTGTCACTGATGTCTACCTGCTGAACCTGGCCATGGCTGACCTGCTCTTCGCCATGACCTTGCCTATCTGGGCCGCCTCCAAGGCAAAGGGCTGGGTCTTCGGCACACCCCTGTGCAAGGTGGTCTCACTCCTGAAGGAAGTGAACTTCTACAGCGGTATTCTACTGCTGGCCTGCATCAGCATGGACCGCTACCTGGCCATTGTCCATGCCACACGCACGCTGACCCAGAAGCGGCACTGGGTCAAGTTCATATGTTTAGGCATCTGGGCCCTGTCCGTGATCCTGGCCCTGCCCGTCTTCATCTTCCGCAGGGCCATCCACCCACCCTATTCCAGTGCAGTCTGCTATGAGGACATGGGTGCCAATACAACGAAATGGCGAATGGTGATGAGGGTCCTACCCCAGACCTTTGGCTTCCTCCTGCCCCTGCTGGTCATGCTGTTCTGCTACGGACTCACCCTGCGCACGCTGTTTTCAGCCCAAATGGGGCAGAAGCACCGGGCCATGCGGGTCATCTTTGCTGTCGTGCTCGTCTTCCTGCTCTGCTGGCTGCCCTACAACCTGGTCCTGGTCGTGGACACCCTCATGAGGGCCCATGTGATCGCCGAGACCTGTCAGCGCCGCAACGACATTGGCCGGGCCCTGGATGCCACCGAGATCCTGGGCTTCCTGCACAGCTGCCTCAACCCTCTCATCTACGTCTTCATTGGCCAGAAGTTTCGCCACGGACTCCTCAAGATCATGGCCATCCATGGCCTGATCAGCAAGGAGTTCTTGGCCAAGGATGGCAGGCCTTCCTTTGTTGGCTCTTCTTCAGGGAACACGTCTACTACCCTCTGA